Proteins encoded in a region of the Streptomyces violaceoruber genome:
- the katG gene encoding catalase/peroxidase HPI, translating into MSENHDAIVTDAKTEETDGCPVAHGRAPHPTQGGGNRQWWPERLNLKILAKNPAVANPLGEEFDYAEAFEALDLAAVKRDIAEVLTTSQDWWPADFGNYGPLMIRMAWHSAGTYRISDGRGGAGAGQQRFAPLNSWPDNGNLDKARRLLWPVKKKYGQNLSWADLLVLTGNVALETMGFETFGFAGGRADVWEAEEDVYWGPETTWLDDRRYTGDRELENPLGAVQMGLIYVNPEGPNGNPDPIAAARDIRETFRRMAMNDEETVALIAGGHTFGKTHGAGPADAVGDDPEAAAMEQQGLGWKSTHGTGKGGDAITSGLEVTWTSTPTQWGNGFFKNLFEFEYELEQSPAGANQWVAKDAPEIIPDAHDPAKKHRPRMLTTDLSLRLDPIYGPISRRFYENPEEFADAFARAWFKLTHRDMGPKSLYLGPEVPEETLIWQDPLPEPEGEVIDAEDVATLKTKLLESGLSVSQLVTTAWASASTFRGSDKRGGANGARIRLEPQRGWEVNEPDELAQVLRVLEGVQREFNSGSGAKKVSLADLIVLGGSAAVEKAAKEAGFPVEVPFAAGRVDATEEHTDAESFEALEPTADGFRNYLGKGNRLPAEFLLLDRANLLTLSAPEMTVLVGGLRVLGAGHQQSQLGVFTRTPGSLTNDFFVDLLDLGTTWKSTSEDRTTFEGRDAATGEVKWAGSRADLVFGSNAELRALAEVYASDDAGEKFVHDFVAAWVKVMNLDRFDLA; encoded by the coding sequence ATGTCCGAGAACCACGACGCCATCGTGACCGACGCGAAGACCGAGGAGACGGACGGCTGCCCGGTCGCCCACGGACGCGCCCCGCACCCCACGCAGGGCGGCGGAAACCGTCAGTGGTGGCCGGAGCGCCTCAACCTGAAGATCCTCGCCAAGAACCCCGCCGTCGCCAACCCGCTGGGTGAGGAGTTCGACTACGCCGAGGCCTTCGAGGCCCTCGACCTCGCGGCCGTGAAACGGGACATCGCCGAGGTGCTGACCACCTCGCAGGACTGGTGGCCCGCCGACTTCGGCAACTACGGCCCGCTGATGATCCGGATGGCCTGGCACAGCGCGGGCACCTACCGCATCAGCGACGGCCGCGGCGGCGCGGGCGCCGGCCAGCAGCGCTTCGCCCCGCTCAACAGCTGGCCCGACAACGGCAACCTGGACAAGGCCCGCCGCCTGCTGTGGCCGGTCAAGAAGAAGTACGGCCAGAACCTCTCCTGGGCCGACCTGCTGGTCCTCACCGGCAACGTCGCGCTGGAGACGATGGGCTTCGAGACCTTCGGCTTCGCCGGCGGCCGCGCCGACGTGTGGGAGGCCGAGGAGGACGTCTACTGGGGCCCCGAGACCACCTGGCTCGACGACCGGCGCTACACCGGCGACCGCGAGCTGGAGAACCCGCTCGGCGCCGTCCAGATGGGTCTGATCTACGTCAACCCGGAGGGCCCCAACGGCAACCCGGACCCGATCGCCGCCGCCCGCGACATCCGCGAGACCTTCCGCCGCATGGCGATGAACGACGAGGAGACCGTCGCGCTCATCGCCGGCGGACACACCTTCGGCAAGACCCACGGCGCCGGCCCGGCCGACGCCGTCGGCGACGACCCCGAGGCCGCCGCCATGGAGCAGCAGGGCCTCGGCTGGAAGAGCACCCACGGCACGGGCAAGGGCGGCGACGCCATCACCTCCGGCCTGGAGGTCACCTGGACCAGCACGCCCACCCAGTGGGGCAACGGCTTCTTCAAGAACCTCTTCGAGTTCGAGTACGAGCTGGAGCAGAGCCCGGCCGGCGCCAACCAGTGGGTCGCCAAGGACGCACCGGAGATCATCCCCGACGCGCACGACCCGGCCAAGAAGCACCGCCCCAGGATGCTCACCACCGACCTGTCGCTGCGCCTCGACCCGATCTACGGGCCGATCTCCCGCCGGTTCTACGAGAACCCGGAGGAATTCGCGGACGCCTTCGCCCGCGCCTGGTTCAAGCTGACCCACCGCGACATGGGCCCGAAGTCCCTGTACCTCGGCCCGGAGGTCCCCGAGGAGACCCTGATCTGGCAGGACCCGCTGCCCGAGCCCGAGGGCGAGGTCATCGACGCCGAGGACGTCGCCACCCTCAAGACCAAGCTCCTCGAGTCCGGCCTGTCGGTGTCGCAGCTGGTGACCACCGCGTGGGCATCGGCGTCCACCTTCCGCGGGAGCGACAAGCGCGGCGGTGCCAACGGCGCCCGCATCCGCCTCGAACCGCAGCGCGGCTGGGAGGTCAACGAGCCCGACGAGCTGGCGCAGGTGCTGCGCGTCCTGGAGGGCGTCCAGCGGGAGTTCAACTCCGGGTCCGGCGCCAAGAAGGTCTCCCTGGCCGACCTGATCGTCCTCGGCGGCTCGGCCGCGGTCGAGAAGGCCGCCAAGGAAGCCGGCTTCCCGGTGGAGGTCCCCTTCGCCGCGGGCCGCGTGGACGCGACGGAGGAGCACACCGACGCCGAGTCGTTCGAGGCCCTCGAACCGACCGCCGACGGGTTCCGCAACTACCTGGGCAAGGGAAACCGGCTGCCCGCCGAGTTCCTGCTCCTCGACCGGGCGAACCTGCTCACCCTGAGCGCGCCCGAGATGACCGTCCTCGTCGGCGGCCTGCGCGTGCTGGGCGCGGGACACCAGCAGTCCCAGCTCGGCGTCTTCACCCGCACGCCCGGCTCGCTGACCAACGACTTCTTCGTCGACCTGCTCGACCTGGGCACCACCTGGAAGTCGACGTCCGAGGACCGGACCACCTTCGAGGGCCGCGACGCCGCCACCGGCGAGGTCAAGTGGGCCGGCAGCCGCGCCGACCTGGTCTTCGGCTCCAACGCCGAGCTGCGGGCGCTCGCCGAGGTCTACGCGAGCGACGACGCGGGCGAGAAGTTCGTGCACGACTTCGTCGCCGCCTGGGTGAAGGTCATGAACCTCGACCGTTTCGACCTGGCCTGA
- a CDS encoding aminoglycoside phosphotransferase family protein has product MLNDTPVTVDRGRYRDTVTPWEEPAWRTEAIGWIEARLAAHGLRPTGRWRVRLRPWSVLLRLCVAGDGAVWFKASPPAGAFEAALTASLARWVPGHVLEPLAVDAARGWSLLPDGGPLFRDVLAREPVDPGDWEELLRQYAAMQHALTSRASEIERLGVPAVPAGAQAGVLDRLDTAPLSARDRAALRQLRPRLLDWCAELTALGVPDSLDHADLHDGQLFRPAPGRFTFFDWGDAVVTQPFSSLAVPARRAAERYGPQVLPRLRDAYLEPWTGEGRTAAQLRRAVSLAWRLSALNRAAAYGRLFPGASGASGAATAAAGARCLLELLDEPPL; this is encoded by the coding sequence ATGCTCAATGACACCCCGGTGACCGTGGACCGCGGGCGGTACCGGGACACCGTCACCCCCTGGGAGGAACCGGCCTGGCGTACCGAGGCCATCGGCTGGATCGAGGCCCGGCTGGCCGCCCACGGCCTGCGTCCGACGGGACGGTGGCGGGTGCGGCTGCGGCCGTGGTCCGTCCTGCTGCGGCTGTGCGTCGCGGGGGACGGCGCCGTCTGGTTCAAGGCCAGCCCGCCGGCCGGCGCCTTCGAGGCGGCGCTGACCGCCTCGCTGGCCCGCTGGGTCCCCGGGCACGTACTGGAGCCGCTGGCGGTGGACGCCGCCCGGGGCTGGTCGCTGCTGCCCGACGGAGGGCCGCTCTTCCGGGACGTGCTCGCCCGCGAACCGGTCGATCCCGGCGACTGGGAGGAACTCCTGCGCCAGTACGCGGCCATGCAGCACGCCCTCACCTCGCGCGCGAGCGAGATCGAACGCCTCGGCGTACCCGCCGTGCCCGCCGGTGCGCAGGCCGGCGTCCTGGACCGGCTCGACACCGCGCCGCTGTCCGCCCGGGACCGGGCCGCGCTGCGGCAACTGCGCCCCCGCCTGCTGGACTGGTGCGCGGAACTCACCGCCCTGGGCGTTCCCGACTCCCTCGACCACGCGGATCTGCACGACGGCCAGTTGTTCCGCCCCGCGCCCGGCAGGTTCACCTTCTTCGACTGGGGCGACGCCGTCGTCACCCAGCCCTTCTCCAGCCTGGCCGTCCCCGCCCGCCGCGCCGCCGAACGCTACGGGCCGCAGGTACTGCCGCGGCTGCGCGACGCCTACCTCGAACCCTGGACCGGCGAGGGCCGTACGGCCGCGCAGCTGCGGCGCGCGGTGAGCCTCGCCTGGCGGCTCAGCGCGCTCAACCGCGCCGCCGCCTACGGCCGGCTCTTCCCCGGCGCGTCCGGCGCGTCCGGTGCCGCGACGGCCGCGGCGGGCGCCCGCTGCCTCCTCGAGCTGCTGGACGAACCACCGTTGTAG
- a CDS encoding MerR family transcriptional regulator produces MFTSNDGLCGIGELAEGAGVTVKTVRFYSDRGLLPEASRSAGGHRRYGPEALDRLRLIRSLRALGLAVPEVRRILDERHAHGTAGGEGGVLEAAVAGRLREVGSELRALRWREAALRLVQEAPPGEQADRLRLIGAVSVPPSTAPLVRFWRGWLPARMPARSAGAFLDVAVPQPPDEPAPAQVLAFARLNALTLAPCRPGTVQPQPEAHRAAGARGAALLYTGLAEAYELAGVHMRRGREPHPGEALDAFVASYTSAYGVRDTPGFRRRLAGQLAADPRLDGYWELVAEVTTAPGARPEPTPGSAHDWLLAALTAGTGAVPDQGTSPRQSKRRVSPGLGV; encoded by the coding sequence GTGTTCACCTCGAACGACGGTCTGTGCGGCATCGGCGAGCTGGCCGAGGGCGCGGGTGTCACCGTCAAGACCGTCCGTTTCTACTCGGACCGGGGGTTGCTGCCGGAGGCGTCCCGCAGCGCCGGCGGGCACCGGCGGTACGGTCCGGAGGCGCTCGACCGGCTGCGGCTGATCCGTTCGCTGCGTGCCCTCGGCCTGGCCGTTCCCGAGGTGCGGCGGATCCTCGACGAGCGGCACGCGCACGGCACGGCGGGCGGCGAGGGCGGGGTGCTGGAGGCCGCGGTGGCGGGCCGGCTGCGCGAGGTCGGCTCGGAGTTGAGGGCGTTGCGCTGGCGCGAGGCCGCGCTGCGGCTGGTGCAGGAGGCCCCGCCCGGCGAGCAGGCCGACCGGCTGCGGTTGATCGGTGCCGTGTCCGTCCCGCCGAGCACGGCCCCGCTGGTGCGGTTCTGGCGGGGCTGGCTTCCGGCGAGGATGCCGGCCCGCTCGGCCGGCGCGTTCCTGGACGTGGCGGTCCCGCAGCCCCCGGACGAACCCGCCCCGGCCCAGGTCCTGGCCTTCGCCCGCCTCAACGCCCTCACCCTCGCCCCGTGCCGCCCGGGCACCGTCCAGCCCCAGCCCGAGGCGCACCGGGCCGCCGGGGCGCGGGGGGCCGCCCTGCTGTACACGGGGCTCGCGGAGGCGTACGAGCTGGCCGGGGTGCACATGCGCCGCGGCCGGGAACCGCACCCGGGTGAGGCCCTGGACGCGTTCGTCGCCTCGTACACGAGCGCGTACGGGGTGCGGGACACCCCCGGCTTCCGCCGCCGGCTGGCCGGGCAGCTCGCCGCCGACCCCCGGCTGGACGGCTACTGGGAGCTGGTGGCCGAAGTGACCACCGCTCCGGGCGCGCGACCGGAACCGACGCCCGGGTCCGCGCACGACTGGCTGCTGGCGGCGCTGACCGCCGGGACGGGGGCGGTACCGGATCAGGGCACGTCGCCCCGCCAGTCGAAGCGGCGGGTGTCGCCCGGCCTCGGCGTGTAG
- a CDS encoding alpha/beta hydrolase: protein MTAFILVSGMFTGTHIWQDTAARLTARGAEVHTVALTGLDAPRAAAAPGVDLETHIADVLAVIDSVGAAGDRRIVLVGHDYGIHPAVGAADRRAERVDRIVHLDSGLPRDGVPALAAVPDQSLRERLAGAAGADGVLPPPAHEEWPRWGSTAGVPDAALDRLTALAAPQPLGTLLQPLRLTGAVDPVPTTGVLCTGNGTSIELVQMLVRLGDPALRPLTDPRVSFFELPTGHWPMLSLPAELTDVLLRAAAGEGHRLEPVDDTEGPGHLRPFLMDVPDVPRVRHGNLDLYLPDAEEPRPAVVLVHGGPVPADARPTPRDWPGLTGYARCVAGDGAVGALLDHRLHDLGDFERAAADVAAAVEAVRADPRVDGDRVALWFFSGGGLIAADWLDAPPAWLRCLAATYPVLAPLPNWGLSESRFRPVRAVANAGALPVVLTRVGREMPEIAATVEEFLAAAKDCGADVEVVDVPHGHHGFETIDLTDESRTAVRHALRTVLDHAFGEHAR, encoded by the coding sequence ATGACCGCGTTCATCCTGGTGTCGGGCATGTTCACCGGCACGCACATCTGGCAGGACACCGCCGCGCGCCTGACCGCCCGGGGCGCCGAGGTACACACGGTCGCCCTCACCGGCCTCGACGCACCGCGTGCGGCCGCCGCGCCCGGCGTGGACCTGGAGACCCACATCGCGGACGTGCTCGCGGTGATCGACTCGGTGGGCGCGGCCGGGGACCGGCGGATCGTGCTGGTCGGCCACGACTACGGCATCCACCCCGCGGTCGGCGCCGCCGACCGGCGTGCGGAGCGCGTCGACCGGATCGTCCACCTGGACTCGGGACTGCCGCGGGACGGCGTCCCCGCCCTGGCCGCCGTCCCCGACCAGTCCCTGCGCGAGCGCCTCGCCGGGGCCGCCGGGGCCGACGGGGTGCTGCCGCCCCCGGCGCACGAGGAGTGGCCGCGCTGGGGCAGCACCGCGGGCGTACCGGACGCGGCCCTGGACCGGCTCACCGCCCTCGCCGCGCCGCAGCCGCTGGGCACCCTGCTCCAGCCGCTGCGGCTGACCGGCGCCGTCGACCCGGTGCCCACCACCGGCGTGCTGTGCACCGGCAACGGCACCAGCATCGAGCTGGTCCAGATGCTGGTGCGCCTCGGAGATCCCGCGCTGCGCCCCCTGACCGACCCCCGGGTGAGCTTCTTCGAACTCCCCACCGGGCACTGGCCGATGCTGTCCCTGCCCGCCGAGCTGACGGACGTACTGCTGCGGGCCGCGGCGGGCGAGGGGCACCGGCTGGAGCCGGTCGACGACACCGAGGGGCCCGGCCACCTGCGGCCGTTCCTGATGGACGTGCCCGACGTCCCCAGGGTGCGGCACGGGAACCTCGACCTCTACCTGCCCGACGCCGAGGAGCCGCGGCCCGCCGTGGTGCTCGTGCACGGTGGGCCGGTCCCCGCCGACGCCCGGCCCACCCCCCGGGACTGGCCCGGGCTGACGGGGTACGCGCGGTGCGTGGCGGGGGACGGAGCCGTGGGCGCGCTCCTCGATCACCGTCTGCACGACCTCGGCGACTTCGAGCGTGCCGCCGCGGACGTGGCCGCCGCCGTCGAGGCGGTGCGAGCCGATCCACGGGTGGACGGTGACCGGGTCGCCCTGTGGTTCTTCTCCGGCGGCGGCCTGATCGCCGCCGACTGGCTGGACGCCCCGCCGGCCTGGCTGCGCTGCCTGGCGGCCACCTACCCCGTCCTGGCGCCGCTGCCGAACTGGGGACTGTCCGAATCCCGCTTCCGTCCGGTGCGCGCCGTGGCGAACGCCGGTGCCCTGCCCGTCGTCCTCACCCGGGTGGGACGGGAGATGCCCGAGATCGCCGCCACCGTGGAGGAGTTCCTGGCCGCGGCCAAGGACTGCGGGGCCGACGTGGAGGTGGTCGACGTGCCGCACGGCCACCACGGTTTCGAGACCATCGACTTGACCGACGAGTCGCGTACGGCGGTGCGGCACGCACTGCGCACGGTGCTGGACCACGCCTTCGGCGAACACGCACGATGA
- a CDS encoding sulfite oxidase, with translation MSDHDKTPRNPSARTWTRLGPGALSGLLAGGAALAVAELAAAAVRPRSGPVVAVGGAAIDRTPTAVKDWAIRTFGTNDKLVLQLGILAVLTLFALALGAFAVRHRRAGAAGVLVFGIVGAAAALGRPDSTGFTDAFPSVLGAIAGAVLLYLLAGLLPAPRREAPGERGEGWDRRRFVIAATAAAAASAGTGVLGRALSGAGGREAVASRENITLPPPDSRAPAVPRHAQARVEGVSSFTTPTSDFYRVDTALVVPKVDATAWRLRIHGEGVARERTLTFDDLLRRKLIERDITLTCVSNEVGGPYVGNARWIGVRLADLLAECGVRPPSAGGPADQLVARSVDGMTIGSPVEDVMDGRDAMLAVGMNGEPLPFDHGFPVRMVVPGLYGYVSACKWIEDIELTTFDSYDAYWVKRDWAREAPVKTQSRIDTPRPFARPKAGTVMVAGVAWAQHRGIDKVEVRVDDGPWEEAVLAAEDSRDTWRQWSYAWRATKGGHTLTVRATDRTGEVQTDKRTRTVPDGASGRHSVVVTVD, from the coding sequence GTGAGCGACCACGACAAGACACCACGGAATCCGTCGGCCAGAACCTGGACACGCCTCGGGCCGGGAGCACTGAGCGGTCTTCTGGCCGGCGGCGCCGCGCTCGCCGTCGCCGAGTTGGCGGCGGCGGCGGTACGTCCCCGGTCCGGCCCGGTCGTCGCGGTCGGCGGGGCCGCCATCGACCGTACGCCGACCGCCGTGAAGGACTGGGCGATCCGCACCTTCGGCACCAACGACAAGCTGGTGCTCCAGCTCGGCATCCTCGCCGTGCTGACCCTGTTCGCCCTGGCCCTCGGCGCGTTCGCCGTCCGCCACCGGCGCGCCGGCGCGGCGGGAGTCCTCGTCTTCGGCATCGTCGGCGCCGCGGCGGCCCTGGGCAGGCCCGACTCCACCGGCTTCACGGACGCCTTCCCCTCCGTCCTCGGGGCGATCGCGGGGGCGGTGCTCCTGTACCTCCTCGCGGGCCTCCTGCCGGCACCACGCCGCGAGGCGCCGGGGGAGCGGGGCGAGGGCTGGGACCGGCGCCGTTTCGTGATCGCGGCGACCGCCGCCGCGGCGGCCTCGGCCGGGACCGGCGTCCTGGGCCGGGCCCTGAGCGGCGCGGGCGGCCGGGAAGCGGTCGCCTCCCGCGAGAACATCACCCTCCCGCCGCCCGACTCGCGCGCCCCGGCGGTGCCCCGGCACGCGCAGGCCAGGGTGGAGGGGGTCAGTTCTTTCACGACTCCCACCAGCGACTTCTACCGGGTCGACACCGCCCTGGTGGTCCCCAAGGTGGACGCCACGGCCTGGCGGCTGCGCATCCACGGCGAGGGAGTCGCCCGGGAGAGGACGCTGACCTTCGACGATCTGCTGAGGCGGAAGCTGATCGAGCGGGACATCACCCTCACCTGTGTGTCCAACGAGGTCGGCGGCCCGTACGTCGGCAATGCCCGCTGGATCGGTGTCCGGCTCGCCGACCTGCTGGCGGAGTGCGGCGTCCGGCCGCCATCGGCGGGCGGTCCGGCGGATCAGCTCGTGGCCCGCTCCGTGGACGGCATGACCATCGGCAGCCCCGTCGAGGACGTCATGGACGGCCGCGACGCGATGCTCGCCGTCGGCATGAACGGGGAACCCCTGCCCTTCGACCACGGATTCCCCGTCCGCATGGTCGTGCCCGGCCTCTACGGCTACGTCTCGGCCTGCAAGTGGATCGAGGACATCGAACTGACCACGTTCGACTCCTACGACGCCTACTGGGTCAAGCGCGACTGGGCCCGTGAGGCACCGGTCAAGACCCAGTCCCGGATCGACACCCCGAGGCCCTTCGCCCGGCCGAAGGCGGGCACCGTGATGGTCGCCGGAGTCGCCTGGGCCCAGCACCGCGGCATCGACAAGGTGGAGGTCCGCGTCGACGACGGTCCCTGGGAGGAGGCCGTCCTGGCCGCCGAGGACTCGCGCGACACCTGGCGACAGTGGTCGTACGCCTGGCGTGCCACCAAGGGCGGCCACACCCTCACC